CGGGTTTTATGTGATTAGTAAGTTTAGATTACGTTTTTCACTCTAGCAATCTAGTCAGTCTATCAGGAAAATACAGTTGATTGATAACGAGAAATTAGAGGAATTGTCCAAATGTTATTGTGCTTGAATACACAGGCTCGAGCATCCCGCATGTAATTTTTACCCTTCTCTCAAGTCCTTGGGAATTTAGAATTGGTCTAAATTGTCATAATGCGATCGACAATCCATGGTTGTTTAAATTAAAGGAGATGTTAACAAGCTTGAGgaactcaaaaattttttctggGGATTACTTGTTGTGCATCTGCAAAAGTTGATCTCGATGAGATTAAAGATGGTCCAATGGATCCTAGACTTGAAATTGAAGAGTTATCTATAAAATTTTCTCAACGGCAAGGACGGAAGGTTTCTGCAGCTTTTCTAGATGGATGGATGCGGTgcttttgtcctcaaatcataCAACAGGAGTGGTGTTTTCTTGGAACTATTCACTTCACACAGTTCCTCCTCGAGTTTCTGATGATCAGAAGAAATCAAGACCATCTGAATTTGCAGGAAACTAAAAAGCTTTGGCTGGAAGATGTCAAAGTTGCAATCTTGAAGAAGAGTATATTAGATGATGAGTGGCAGCCTGAACTTTTGGACTGGAAGACTTTGCTGCATTCCCACGACTCTGGTGATTTCCACACAGCAATTCGCTTTGATTTAGAATGGCGGTGAAAATCTTTGCAGTTGGAACTGGTGCTAATGCAATTCAGGGCTTACCTGATTAGGAGATGTAAACTAATATGTTATCCTTTAGCTATCTGCAGTGGGATGAACTTTTTCTTGGAACGAACATTTTCTATGGTATGATCTTTTTTGTTCAGCCTTTTCTGTCTAGATTCTAATTTCCTTAAAGGACATTGAAGATTTCAGGTTTCATGACAGTTATACTGATGGAATGCTGGGATTAGTCAGTCCCGTAAGCTTTACTAGATGGGAATTCATCTTTGGACAATGGTTATTGACCTTTTGCCTATCCCCTGTTTCCCCTGTTTCATCTTAGTCGTAATTGTTTTATTCTAACATGTTACCTAAATTGCATCTTAGACCATTTTCATTGATTCGCTAATGATTCTACTTTCCTAAAAGATGCAAATTTAATTGCTTGGAAAATTATTTGCTTACTCAAAAGAATTGTAAACATTAGAATAAAAATACCTTGTGGTGTTTCTTCTTTCCAATATCCATTCCTTAgctgtaattttttttggttaggaattttttttgaaagtcTAATCTTAATCACACTTAGACAGGCAATGAATATATCAAAGCAAGCAACAAATATATGCATTAAACACCAGCAAcctttttgcatgtttttaggagCTGTGTACAAAACCATGGGAAAACTCTGGCCAGCTGAAGTTACGAAATTTTGCACTaacaataccaaaaaaaaaaaaaaaaagtgtcagaCATTGAGGTTGAACAGGTTGATTATTTCAGAGTGATACATAGATTATAGCTATTTAGAGAGTCAGAATTAACTAACAAAATTGATCTAGTATTCATAATTCTCGCTCATAAAACTTGCAATTGTAGTTTAACATTGACTTAAATACCGAAGCAAAAGACTTGCGAGAAAGAcattttcaatcttgtccaCTATTTGAATGTGCTTATAAATTAAggatttggggcagggacggtcatacggatgaccgtccctgcacggTTCATGGTCCAGATTGGACCTCAAAAAAATGTGCGGCTCAGATAATAAGTGGTAACTCGATTTCCGCGCCAAGTGTGGGGCCCACCActatctgttgtgaaaatacaaCCTGTGGAAAAAAAGTTACACGGTGAACAAAAGAAGTTACGCGCTGTTGATGAAGAGGAAATTTGTCAGGGACCTGCCCCGAGTCCATAAATTAACTTCCCAGCAATCAGACCTGAGTTCTGCATTGGGAACTCCACCAACTTTTGACTGTTTAATTATTGGGCAAAAGAAATATATTATCTCCATTTTGATGAACCAAGTTGTTACATTATCAGGGACATTGTCTACTAGCAAGCAAGATATATAATCTCATCCTCAAAAGTGTAGGCATTGCATCAAAAAGAACTTATGGGTATGACATGAACAGTAAGTTCATGCATATATTCAAAggtaaattacactttaccccccgtggtttagtatttttgtacataaccgctctatgatttcaaaaactatactTAATCCTCTCatgatttgaattaaagtgtcaaagtaacggaattTGCAATCCATAGCAAAGTcacctaaaatataaaaaatatccCTATATAAAGTTGAAAATGATTTATTAACCACagggggggttatgtgtatgttttaaaaattaaaagggAGTTATATGATAAAGTATTAAATCATAAGGAgattatatggtaaaacataaaatcatacggcgtcatgtatattatatttatatattttgatcatttcaaccattttaatttttaaataagggtaattttgatatttttaaagATCCTGTTACGAATGGTCATTTCTGTCACTTTGctactttaatccaaattatgagggggttatgtatagtttttaaaatcatagggggttatgtaaaaacaaattaaaccataagggggtaaaatgtaatttaccctATATTCAACTGACATGTATGTAGATTCACGTCCGATCAACAAAGCACCATATTCACTAAGCAAAACTTCAGATGTTTTCTCATGTGCAATTTGAAGTTGTCCAACCACTTAAGAAAACATGACTAAAGCCCTGAAATGAGCAAATCTGAGAGTCGAAAAGACGAGCTTCAACAGCGGCAAACCATGCTCATCTGCATTGACCTTTTCAACACACTTGATTTTGTTGAACAGGTAAACGTATACTGGTGTACAAACGAAAGTAGCAAACTGGTGCTTGTCAAAGAAGTTACCAGGCAAGTTCGAAGAAAGTAGCTTCAATTCTTTAACTTTAGACAATAAACTAGTTACGCTGTTTCTTTTCAGTGGaaccaatcaaccaaacaataacaatatatattttggagagaaaaaaaaatgattgcaaCATCATCTTGCAATAAACTTTTGGCCCATTCCAACACCCCGTCGTCTGAGAAGCTTTCTTCTCagtccatccatccatccatccatggCGGAAGGCAGCACAAGCGGATTATCAGAGCTCCCACAACACATTATCCATCACATCCTCTCTTACCTCTCAGCAGAAGAATCAACAAAAACGAGCTTAATATCGAAATCATGGTTAAGCGCGTGTCAAACCAGCCCAAAATTGGAATTCAATCCTCACGTCTACTTCTCCAGGAAACTCAATCCAGCTCGCTTCTGGGATTGGAGCAAAGAAAAGAGAAGGGAGAAATACGAGGAGTTCTTCCAACACGTGAAGAAAGCCCTGAAGCCGTATAGCAAACAGGGGTTACGCATAAACACGGTTAATTTCACGCTTGAAGCGACTCGCGATTCTCAGTGGAATCCACTCCTTGAGAAATGCACAAAAATAGCCGTGAAAAATGGGGTAAGGAATCTTGATTTTTTTATCCCGGAATGTGATTTGCCAGCAATTGTATTTAGAGCTAAATCACTTGTTGATTTAAGTGTTAGAGAGGGTAATATTAAGCGAATGTCAGTTGGGGAAATTATATGTCCTGGGCTTAGAAAACTGTGCCTTAAATGGGTGAGTTTGGACGTGGAGATGTTTAATAATATAATTGAAAGCTGCTCTTTTATTGAAGTATTGGAAGTTTGGTATATCCAGGTGTTTGATGATTTTAAGGTGACTAAGTTGAACAACCTTAAGGAACTTACAGTTCGGTTATTCGAAAATCAGTGGGTTAAAGTTGAAGCACCAAAGCTTGAGTTGCTAACTTGCACAGATGATGAGAATTGGTTTGAGGGTGAGGATGGGGATGAGGAAGACAGATTGACTTGTGGGATTAGATTCCCTGCCTCGCACTATCAGAATCTCAAGTCTTTACTGTTTAGTGGGATTGGGATAGATGACACTTTCTTTATAGATTTGGCGTGTAAGTTCCCCAACCTTGAAGATTTAATGGTCAGATATTGCCAAGAGCTAGAAAGTATCAAGATTTCGAGTCAGTCCCTGAAAAGAATAGAGTTGATGGACAATAAAAAATTGGTAGAAGCACAGTTTGAAGTTCCCAAGATTCTAGCCTTCGAATATTCTAATGTATGCGACATCATACCCCGATTTCTTTTTGCGACTGCCTCAAGTTGTTGGACTTCTTCCATTTGTTTATGGTGCATGGAACATGTAGATGTTTCATGGTTTGTCAAATTGAAAGAATTATTAGCAAGTTTATTTCAGTCTGAAGTTTCACTTGACATTGACTTTATATGCAGCGTAGCCTTTGATCTGAATGAGATTAGGGATATTGTCAAAATTCGTGAACCTCAAGAGGTGCAGAAGTTGACTTTACATTTTGACTGGATGTTCTCTTTAGAGAAGGGATTTTCAGCTCTCGATGGTCTTTTCTGGGTTTGTCGCCCTAAATATGTAAACACAGAGTGGCATGATAGCTTAGAGAAGAATGACGCGGTGAAGTTTCTATACGACACACTGATGTTCAGAAGAACTCAGGATCAGTTTCAGTATTCGTTGCAAAGTAAGTTCTGGCAGCATGATTTGAAGGAAGTAAACATTGAGGTCCTTGATAGATCTATATGCATGATAGGGGATAGAGTCAACTTTACGACAAAGGGGAAAAATGAGCATCAGCAAGAAGATTTGGACTGGGAGAACATTCTGAATTTGTTAAGGAATGATGGAAGCTTTGGAACGATGGTCTACTTCAAGTTACAGTGGTAAGACATGATATGCCCTAGGTAGTTAAAAGATTGAATCTGTAGAAATCGAAGTTGGAATAATGGCAGAAAGTTATGTTATAGTAATATTCTGTTAGTATGGTAATTTACTTGGGGGGTATCAATTTTGAGTTGATCTGGTTATTTCATAGTGCAGCTCGACATGCTTCTTTTGATTCAGGTACTGAGTTTTTACTGGTTCAAAAGGATGGAGAAACTTATAACTAGTGCAATAAACCATTGTGGGTATAAAGTTTTCGCCTATTGCTACATTTATTTGGGAGAGACACCTTCTTTAGAATTTGTTTTACAAAGTGCATGTGCCTTTTGACATATCATGGTTGGTTCATTTAGTTTATCTTTGAattcattccattattttttttacatcACAGGTTGCGTGTCATGGAGAAGGATGGAAGAAATTTCGAGACTTGAAGCTGTTAAAAGAATTTGCAGTAAATCTGTTATTTATAATCATACTTATATTTGGATGTCTAGGAAGTTGAGCAAATGGTATCTAGTATTTGTCTCTTTAACTAGTCCTTGGTAACATTGGATTATAATGATCTGGAGCTTTTGATTCATTTTCAAGTCTGTTTAAGTAGCTGGATGTTTGAACCACAATATGCTTGCTTTGGTCAATTACTAATGCTGAGATATGAGCTTGCTACCACCATTTTGCTCAAACTGAGACAGGAAATTGAAATTTGCTGGCAACTTCATTTGGAATACCCATTTCTTGATCTATTCTTGTAATCATTTTGACTAGTAATAGACTGCTTCAGATCTAACCAGGACATGAAGAAACTTCATCCAAGTCACTGCTTCAGATCTGACCAGGACATGAAGAAACTTCATCCAAGTCAGACGTTAACTATTGCAGACGACACATACATCATAGCTACTGTAGAGAGCCAAAATTGACTATATCATGGTGCCTTGGGAAGGTGTAAAAGGAGAGGGCTTGAGTGATGAAGATGCAGTGCATTCCAGGTGCAAATGCTTAGCTATATTCTTagctacagcaaaatttactcgTCAGGCAGGCTTGCCTTTTTGGTTATAAACAATCGTTGAGAAATGTCCACATCTCTGTTGCAGTTTATCATTAAGAACTTTGTATTTTTATTGATAAGTAGctcttagaaaaatctttgcATATTCTCTTTTGGTTAGTGAATCAGCAACTTTTTAAATTAGTCAACAAATAAGCAGTAAAATGTCTGCATCTAGGTTTTGATTTGGTTCAAAGTAATGAATTTTCAATAAAAAGAACTTTTACTGTTTCTATCACATAAGATGTTTGATTCGGTCCCACTCTTTAACAATCTACCTTTCTGTGCTTTAAATTTTCTAGAGCTTGTTTTTCTACGCATACCAAATAATCCAATTGGTGCATTGTTTGTAATCATTTGCCATGCTTCTTTGACTTATCAATGCAATGTCTTAATATTTGACGCGTCTTTAGATTATTGACCTGCTTCTTGAAGCCATGAAATGCTGGCTTAATTAAGTGACCGAGTCGAGTATAGGCTTCTTAAGAATTCCAACATAAAGGAGCAACTGATTGGTGTTATGATAAACaaatctctatctcttttatCCCGCTTAATTCAGCCATTGACTGCAAACTTCAAATAGTGCCAAAGTCTTTATTctgtaattattttttttaacattttctcTTCACAATTGAGTATTCCATACTCGTAACTAGTGGTTGCTTCTTAGTATTCCACAATTGTTCTTTTCTGGTGTAAATGACTTTTCCACgaaaaaaaaggaggagaaaaCAGACAGACATATGCACCATAAGCACTTTGCACAAATTTGCTACTAAAATGATGTACAATTGCAGTCCATTTCACGATTAGAGCTTGCAAATCATGCTGCTTGGAACAAACACTCAGTGACAGTGTTAGGATCTTGGTCATTGAATTCGAAGCAGGAAGTAgcaagggttttttaaatagtTCACATTtttaattagtcaaaaaaaaaatattcgctcaaatcacaagatCTAAATTGATTTTAATATGTATGGGACTCGAAAAATAAATGTACTAAATATACACTGTATTCAAATTGATTTACATTCTGAATAAATGTATTTACAATTTATTGAAATGCATGAAATAGTTCCGAGCCAATTTCATGGGTAATGGGCATATTATACTCCTAAAATGAGGtccattttatttaaaataaattcaattTAAGACTATGTATTTGTTCTAAATTTATCTTTCTGTTTTAAGCATTCTATTCTTATTCAAAAACtaagttattttctttttttgttagaTTACTCTAACACAATAGTATCATTGGAAAGACGTACAGAAATTTCATCATTTAGGGGGCAATGTGAGAGCAAAATTAAATTATTTGTGTAGGCACGATACTTCTATAATAGTGAGTTGAGTTTGAACtcgatttttctctctcttgggagtctcctttctctctcttgggAGTTGTGCTTTCTTCTTCCTAGGTGTGGGAGTTTATGTCTGAAAGGGCCAACAGTTtcaaaaagttttcaaaagctcACAAACCCGGGACATTGAATTCCCAAATGCTTTGCTATCAACAAAATCAGATTATGTAGGGACCGGCGACAAATCTGCACTTTTTGTCCGAAACCACTTAACTACCAACATCATTTATGGCTGACAAATGAAGAGCATACTAGTAATGAAAACAGAGCTCATACCTGCATAGGTGTA
This Coffea arabica cultivar ET-39 chromosome 3e, Coffea Arabica ET-39 HiFi, whole genome shotgun sequence DNA region includes the following protein-coding sequences:
- the LOC113737774 gene encoding uncharacterized protein isoform X2, producing the protein MAEGSTSGLSELPQHIIHHILSYLSAEESTKTSLISKSWLSACQTSPKLEFNPHVYFSRKLNPARFWDWSKEKRREKYEEFFQHVKKALKPYSKQGLRINTVNFTLEATRDSQWNPLLEKCTKIAVKNGVFDDFKVTKLNNLKELTVRLFENQWVKVEAPKLELLTCTDDENWFEGEDGDEEDRLTCGIRFPASHYQNLKSLLFSGIGIDDTFFIDLACKFPNLEDLMVRYCQELESIKISSQSLKRIELMDNKKLVEAQFEVPKILAFEYSNVCDIIPRFLFATASSCWTSSICLWCMEHVDVSWFVKLKELLASLFQSEVSLDIDFICSVAFDLNEIRDIVKIREPQEVQKLTLHFDWMFSLEKGFSALDGLFWVCRPKYVNTEWHDSLEKNDAVKFLYDTLMFRRTQDQFQYSLQSKFWQHDLKEVNIEVLDRSICMIGDRVNFTTKGKNEHQQEDLDWENILNLLRNDGSFGTMVYFKLQWLRVMEKDGRNFET
- the LOC113737774 gene encoding F-box/LRR-repeat protein At3g59190-like isoform X1; this encodes MAEGSTSGLSELPQHIIHHILSYLSAEESTKTSLISKSWLSACQTSPKLEFNPHVYFSRKLNPARFWDWSKEKRREKYEEFFQHVKKALKPYSKQGLRINTVNFTLEATRDSQWNPLLEKCTKIAVKNGVRNLDFFIPECDLPAIVFRAKSLVDLSVREGNIKRMSVGEIICPGLRKLCLKWVSLDVEMFNNIIESCSFIEVLEVWYIQVFDDFKVTKLNNLKELTVRLFENQWVKVEAPKLELLTCTDDENWFEGEDGDEEDRLTCGIRFPASHYQNLKSLLFSGIGIDDTFFIDLACKFPNLEDLMVRYCQELESIKISSQSLKRIELMDNKKLVEAQFEVPKILAFEYSNVCDIIPRFLFATASSCWTSSICLWCMEHVDVSWFVKLKELLASLFQSEVSLDIDFICSVAFDLNEIRDIVKIREPQEVQKLTLHFDWMFSLEKGFSALDGLFWVCRPKYVNTEWHDSLEKNDAVKFLYDTLMFRRTQDQFQYSLQSKFWQHDLKEVNIEVLDRSICMIGDRVNFTTKGKNEHQQEDLDWENILNLLRNDGSFGTMVYFKLQWLRVMEKDGRNFET